DNA sequence from the Coffea eugenioides isolate CCC68of chromosome 9, Ceug_1.0, whole genome shotgun sequence genome:
CCGTCATTGGTGGCGGGTCAGTGGCAGCACTTGCTGCGGTGCTCTCTCTGGCTGACCCGGAACGGCGGCGGAGAATGCAGGCGGAGGAGGTTGGCGGTGGGGATAAGGAGGTGGTTAAGGAGTACTTTAACAATAATGGGTTTCAGAGGTGGAAGAAGATTTATGGGGATACGGACGATGTGACTAAGGTTCAATTGGATATTCGAATTGGGCATTCCAAAACAGTGGAAAATGCTTTGAAAATGTTGAAGGATGAAGGGTCTTTGCGGGGAGTTACTGTTTGTGATGCCGGATGTGGGACCGGGTCGCTGGCTATTCCCTTGGCGAAGGAAGGGGCCGTTGTTTTGGCTAGCGATATTTCGGCTGCTATGGTTGCTGAAGCTCAGAAGCAGGCGAGCCTTACTGCTAATCATCTTGCTAATTGGTTAATTGCATTGATCAGCTAAAGCAACTACTATTTTTTCCCCTATTTCTTGGGGGCATGCTTTACAATTTCTTTTTCCAGTTTTTTCGTAAAAATTCAGTAAAAATGCGTTCTTTGGCGATAATTAGCTGCTTAAAATGCTAACAATGAGTAGTCATCTTGATGAAATGCTGAAATTTTTATAACCAATTAAAAAGAGtggaaaagaatgaaagaaaaagggGTCCGGAATAGGGTAAATACACATCCCTAAGTCCTAAAATTGTGCCTTGTGCTAATCATGATtcttttttatataattatagAATATGTATATTTTCCTCTCTAGTCTCTTCTCTCTATCCGATGTTCCCTATTACTGGCTACAGTAACTTAAATCAACAATGCCACCTGTCTATAGTTTACTCATGTAGTCCTTTGGTTTAGTTATAGACCCCAAAAGATTTCACTATAAACTATCCAATCGACAAGACGCTGTACAGATAAAatgtccccccccccccccccccctttttttttttaaaaaaaaaaggcagtcCTATTTGCTAACACTTGGAAGAATAATCTTCAATTGTCTAATTAAGTAAAACTCTTACCTCCATACTAGTGTATGGTACAGGCGGAAGCAGAGCTGTTGAAAGGTAAAGATGAGGTATCACCCGCACCAGTTATGCCAAAATTTGAAGTGAAGGACTTAGAAAGCTTAGATGGCAAGTATGACACGGTAGTCTGCTTAGATGTTTTGATACATTATCCACAAAGTAAGGCAGACGCCATGATTGCTCATCTTGCTTCGTTAGCCAAGAATCGGTTGATTCTTAGTTTTGCTCCCAAGACATTTTACTATGATCTGTTGAAGAGAATTGGAGAATTGTTCCCTGGACCATCAAAGGCTACAAGGGCATATCTACATGCAGAGGCTGATGTCGAGAGGGCTTTGCAGAAAGTTGGCTGGAAAATAAGGAAGAGAGGTTTAGTTACAAcacaattttattttgcaaagCTTGTGGAGGCTGTTCCTGCCTAGTGCATAACAAGAGGTTAGAGCTGAATTTTTGCCTTCTTCCTCTTCTGAACGGCTAGATATTAGGAGACTCCCAGAAGTTTTTTAGAGCTCTAATTTCCATATGTTGTTTGTCTCTTTTTGTTTCCTCCTAGACCATGTATATTAGATTTGATGATCAGGTATCAACTGTAACTTCAACAATTTTTGTTTGTTAAAGCATTGGACTATAATTGAATGTAGATGTCATCACTTGGTGATTTGAAGCTGTATATACGTTTTTCTTTAGTATGGTTTTTGACATCAAAATAATGCTTGATTCTGGTTCCCCTTTCGTGGTTTGTTATTTTCCGCAGGAAGATGAAGACGAAGTGACAATGACCTAATATGGAATTCATACTTTGATGTGTGCTCTTTGTATGAGCTTTCCGATTAAGACCCAGAATGCTACCATAAGGCAGTttaatgggaaaaaaaaaatcaaatcattaCTGGGAAATGACCTGGGTAGTCAAGGATTTTACATCAGAGAATTAAATACCATTAAAATGCTAGAGCAACTTTTGATATGTTAGGGAAGTAAAGGAATCTAATTGCTACTACACAAGGATAATAAATTCTCTATCCATAGGTTGAATGCTGGGGTAAAAACTGGTGCTGCAAAGAACATGTATTATCTTCCTTTGTCAAAACTTATCTGCAATTCTTGAAAAAGCATCGCAAATCTTACTGAGAGCAGAACTTAGTATATCAGTGTGGGCCTTCTGCTGCTCTCTGTCTAACTGTGAGTTCATTCTTTGGGTTTCCAGTTGTGCATTTAGTACACGattgtttctttccaaaacCTTGATCAAGTGCTGACTGAGGTTGAAATCTTCACATTTATCCAAGGATAGTCTTCTTCTCTTCACATCCTCCTGAGAGACTCTTCTTGTCCAGAAATGTGGGCCTGGCTGTTTTCCTTTTGCTGGACCTAAGGGTCACAAGCTAGTTAAACAAATGCTAGACAACTGAAAAATTGTCATCATTGATTAACTAGACTAGATATACAAATTCTGACTAATATTACGAGTTCATAGTGACagcatgaattttttgaatatggAGAAATAAAGCATGTCATCCCTCTTCCGTGTGGTTAATAATAAATGACATAATGGGATGAAGATATCTAGGTTTACCTTGGTTGGAGTATGCCTGATGAAAGTGTTGACAATGCTTCTCTGCTTTAAGAGGCAATTGTTAGCATAACAGTTTCAAGGGAAAAGAACTATTTTCGTGTAAAGACTCACTCAGTGATTGAAAGCAAAACAGAAGATTTACTCGGAGAGATTCAATTTGCAGATCAGATTTTAACTTTATAAGCATGCTCTAGAGAAAGATAAGTCTAACAGTGACATATATAGTTGAATGAGCTAACCAAACCTATACTGTATATCTTTTGAAGGTGTAgaataataaataaaaggaagtGGGCGGCAGTTTTGAACAATCAACCAAGTTGGTTGCTTGCTGAAGTCTTGGATGAAAGGATACTTGAGCATGTATCAAACCTGATAGAGGCATTGGAGCAGGGGAATTGCTTCTTGGACTTTCTCTTGCAACTTGTACGTTTGGACCCCTGAAAATTTTCCCCTGAGCGCACTTCTCAAGATGTGAAATTAGAGTTTCTGGTCTGGCATGAGTACCACTATCAAAGACTACCCCCGTTTCTATCCCCCTGTTAACATCCTCTTCGTCCTCATCCTCAGTATCTGCTACACATGTCCCATCAGCCTCTCTTCCATCTACACTCATTCCCATTACAGCTTGATAGGAGTTTCCATTGAGGACAGCATAGACTTGTCTATCAAAGTGACCTGGAAGTTTCTTCTCCCGCCTCAAATCATTTCTCATCATCCAAAATGATTCACCTTCTTCTTTTACCTGTGACTCCCATgttcttattttcttgaagtcaCTAACAAGATTGCTCCATCGCTTTCGGCACTGGACCGGCCCTCTGTTCACCCCATGCAATCTGCAGTACGATGAGACAGAGTCCCATTTGGGTTCATGCTGACCTGTAACAAAGATAGAGCTGGATCTGCGGCCCTTCCTTCCTTGACTCTCTGCGATATTTTTCCCTTCAATGAGGATTAGTGTTTCTTGCTTGGTCCACCGAGGGTGTCTTGTTGATTTATTTTCGCTATTGGTCCTTTCAACAGCTTGGTGCTCTTCATCAAGTACACTAGCTGAGGAAGTGGCTTTTTCAAGCCTGTCATTTGGTCCAGGAGCCATGTACTTTTAACAGCTAGACTCAGGAAATACTGGACTGGTGCACAAGTTTTAGAGCCTAATTTCCCACGTTCTTCTTATATGTGTTTTTCCCATCTCTCGGCTATTGACTACAAAAACATGGGCTAATACTTCTTTAGAATGCATTCAATTCAAAAGTTCTTTGATTTTTTCCTTGTTTGAGCACCAAGATGTTCACTGGAGGCACAATTTCCTCAAACAACTAGTCAATATCTTCTTAAGCTCCTAAATGGCATAACCATGTTGGGATGTATATTTTGTCCTTTCAATTGCTTAGTACCATATAATTTTGTCGTTGAGAAGTAAAGTGGCATGTCCTTTCTTTAACTATATAATTTTCCAGATAGTTTAGCTTTAGCATATTAAGATTCTTATATTGCAACAGAAGCAATAATATCAGCTTCCCATATAATGAAACATTACCTGTTGCAGGAGTTGAGGACTAAATAAATAGTAGTAAATGGTAtaaattctctctctctcttttttaagAAGTATTAGGGTGTATATAATATTAGTGTTTATCTTGAATGACGTTCTTTATTGTGATTCTCTTTGCTTTCCGCACTTGATGAGCTAACAATTGTATCTGACGATCTCTATCATGAAATTTGCAGGAAATAGGTTGGATGTGCTGAATTTCCTATGTCTATCTTGTTCCTAAATTCAGAAATAAGCACTGTAGAATCAAAGAATTGATTATCTAACAGCACAAGTAAACAATCTCCACAGACTGGCGAATCTTCAATATTATGGGATCTTCAATGAAGCATGTCAAAATATAGCTGTCAAGCTCTATATTAATGATTCAATACCCAAAATTCTGTAAACGTTTCTGTTTTCTTGGCCAAGGCTTCTTCAGTTACATGATCTTCCACTGATACAGATCAGTAATCGCGAAAAGATTTTACCATTGAGTCAACGTCAGATTTTTCTAGGATATGTGATCTATTCTCATCAATGCAATGCGTTCACTGAACACAATATGCTAAATCCACCCACCTCATGATAAGTTCTTGATTTTGTGTAGCATCAGTTGTGATTTTTTGAAGTTGCCAGTTTCAATCTCAATTTCTCTGTTGTTTACCTACCTTGAGATGAGAGGCCTTGAAAAAATTAATGAGTAGGAAAAAAGAGACGTGAATAATGTCCAAGATGATTTACAAAAGAGTTGATCTTATATGGGCTGACATTATTTTGACGTTAGTATACATAGAGAGTATCATTACTTAGAATCACTATTAACAATAATTAGGACCTGTTTGGGGTTGCGGTGCTTTCAGTTAAAAAGCACTTTTGGATGTTAAAAGTATTTTTGAAACGCTTTGATAAACatcattccataaaattagAAATGGAGCTTTTGGTGTAAAAAACACTTTTAACTAAAGCTCAATTTTGATGCTTtaacttttatgttttttaaaaaaattttaaatttaatcaCTTTATCCTATAGAGAAATGTTATTTGGactcaattttttgttatttacaGTTCTACCATTTGTTTTATTaaccattattttttttaaaaaaatcttgtccaaaaatTTAAGAGTAGATTGACTAAGCATGCTGCTTACGGGCCATTGAAAAGTTTGTTCACTGTTGGGAACTGAAGCCCAGAAGGCCTAGGCCCATCACAAACAAACCAAGCTGCTTCAAACGTGGCGCTCCCTTCATTTTTCCCGCGCATTTTGTGCTGATTCCGGCCAATTTGGCCCCAAAAAAAATTCCCAccccaaaccaaaaaaaaaaaagcaacccTAGATAAGAAATTTCTGAATTGGTCGAAAATGGAAAGAGGAGCCGGAGAAAATGAAAGCGAAATGGATAGAGATGAAGAAGAAGCAGTCAATGAGATCTTAAGAGATCGATTTCGACTCTGCACTATCTCCATTGCTGAAGCCGAAGGTATTTTAATTAGCTTTTGGATACTTGATTGCATAATATTATgtaaaatcatctcatattcgaAATTTTTTGAGCAGCCAAAAAGAATGGGATGGAAGTTTCGCAACCGATCATGGCTTGTATTTCGGATCTAGCCTTCAAATATGCCGGTAATATTTTTCTCCCTAAGGTTCTCTGTGTATTAAGCTTGTATTAGAgttttaaataaaattatatatggTTACCTGTTATTTGGAGGgcccaaaaaaaaggaataatggAAATGATCAACTTTGATAAATTCGTCGTCCAAAATGCgtgcttgatttttttttcctttttctggtGGGCTTGAAAGAAACTATTTTTATTGGGTTTTGTTAGGCTGTTTGATTCTAGTCATCTTACTGCAATTCTGTGTATTTTCTCTCTGCATTTGGTTACCATTTGGAGTATAGTCAAATACAATTGATAGTAGAGGATTTCCAGTCTATGATTGCACAGAATGGGCTATTGAGCTGTGGAACTGTCTCAGCAGGAAGTGGTTCATTGTATAGAGCTCCTAAAATCACATTATTTCATCTTGACTTATCTTCTTTTGAGATTATCTTGATTAAGTCAACTTGATTATTTCAACTTAATCAAGATAATCTCAAATGTGAAGTCGTCTTGACTGAAAGTTTGGTCCATAACCAATTTAGTTCAGCATGTATCCAGTATGGGAATGTGCTCATCTTTGGGGTGTGGAGATGATGAAAGGCAAGAGCAAGGAGGCTCAATGTATTAGGCCACAAAAGTAGCAGCTCCCAAAGACCGATTCTCGATAATTTTGCATCATGGTCAATTGGTCTGTCTGGAAGATTAGGTTTAGGATAATTCTGTTCATTTCAGATGGAGGACAAGGATCACCAACTTATAATCTGCATAATATTCTTAACATCTAATTTTCTGCAACAATTGCATCTTACGCTGCTTATTAACTGATAGAGGTAGACTTGAACTCTATCTAATTGTTGGCCATCTTGGTTTGatttttatgtgtttctaaGTTTTTCAGCTTTTCCATGAAACATGAAATCTGTATTTCATGTCTAGCTATTCCAGCTTTCAGCTTTGCTCTTGGCATGAATTTTTTATGGAAAACAATATGATGACCATGAGAGTGGATGAGATCTGGTGTTGTAGCTTGTTCCTTAATCAACCCCATTTTCTTCTCCCCTAATTCATCTTCTACAATGTTTTTTGACACTGCGAAATGTATTAAAATGATGCGACACCAGCGAATTTGCATCCCTGTATTCAGCCAATTTAAACTAGGATATTAAGTGGATCAAAATATTTACAAATTTCAAGTTTCCATAACAAAACTAGTTTTGCTCGCTGCTCGCATTTTGTTCCTGCAGAGAGGGAAAGATGTATGATAGTTAGTCTGACATTCCTGAATTGAAAGCACCAATATTGATTAAAGATCACATCTTGCATATGCAACCCTTAGCCTTTGCAGACAAAAAGGTTTCTTGCAGTTGTTGAAGTTTGAACTAAAAATGGAGTATTTCCTGAAATGCAGAACAGTTGGCAAAGGACCTTGAGCTATTCTCACAGCATGCTGGTCGTAAATCTGTAAACATGGAAGATGTCATACTTTGTGGTGAGTTGACTGGCATAATTTTGGAAGTGAGTTTTCTGTCTCTGGATTATTCAAAATAATGATATGCCTAATTGCACTTCAGTGCACCTGCAGTTTTAGAATGTTTAGCTGCATGCTGCATGCTTTCGCAAGTctccttaaaaaaaaagactagAAAGAGTCTGAATTGTTTTAAACGGTAAAAGCATTCTTCTTCTCAATTAACAGGCTCATGTCTTGTCATTGATCATCGTTACAAGTCCAGGTTATTTATATTGGAGCATATTATACGTTGATATTCTCAGTTTACCCCAATTTTGTCATCCTCTTACATGTGATACTTGCATTGACAAAACAAGTGTCATTAGTGCTGCTGATAAGGATTCCGAAGCACATTGTTTAAGCTCTGATATGGCATATGTCTGCACGTTTTGAATTTCTGGTGTAGGGAAATAAAGTCGAGTGCATCTTGATTCAATTtgttaagtatatatatatatatatctctctctctctcgtttttgtttttgtttttgtttgtttgtttattttcgATGTTCATATACCATAAGCTGACTTGGACTTGTTTCAGCTCATCGGAACAGTCAACTGGCTGCGTCATTAAGATCTTTCTGCAATGATCTAAAAGCAAAAGAACCTCCATCGGAAAGGAAGAGGAGAAGAAATGCAAAAAGGGAAGATAAAGGTGCTGCTGACGCACTCTATATCCCAGATCAGTAATCGAGACTTCAATTTTCGTCCGCAGATTATTGTATAGTTTTTCTCACATATTCCAGGCTAATTTCTCAGATTatttggatttaaaaaaaacaacCGTCAAATGCAGCTCTGACATGGTCTATTTCTAATTGTCC
Encoded proteins:
- the LOC113782898 gene encoding magnesium protoporphyrin IX methyltransferase, chloroplastic-like translates to MAFSSALFSPVSFTPNPTLNPTKPHRKSFTFAAIPPLSTATDVVSMAPTLDGTTVAVIGGGSVAALAAVLSLADPERRRRMQAEEVGGGDKEVVKEYFNNNGFQRWKKIYGDTDDVTKVQLDIRIGHSKTVENALKMLKDEGSLRGVTVCDAGCGTGSLAIPLAKEGAVVLASDISAAMVAEAQKQAEAELLKGKDEVSPAPVMPKFEVKDLESLDGKYDTVVCLDVLIHYPQSKADAMIAHLASLAKNRLILSFAPKTFYYDLLKRIGELFPGPSKATRAYLHAEADVERALQKVGWKIRKRGLVTTQFYFAKLVEAVPA
- the LOC113782897 gene encoding trihelix transcription factor ASR3-like → MAPGPNDRLEKATSSASVLDEEHQAVERTNSENKSTRHPRWTKQETLILIEGKNIAESQGRKGRRSSSIFVTGQHEPKWDSVSSYCRLHGVNRGPVQCRKRWSNLVSDFKKIRTWESQVKEEGESFWMMRNDLRREKKLPGHFDRQVYAVLNGNSYQAVMGMSVDGREADGTCVADTEDEDEEDVNRGIETGVVFDSGTHARPETLISHLEKCAQGKIFRGPNVQVARESPRSNSPAPMPLSEKHCQHFHQAYSNQGPAKGKQPGPHFWTRRVSQEDVKRRRLSLDKCEDFNLSQHLIKVLERNNRVLNAQLETQRMNSQLDREQQKAHTDILSSALSKICDAFSRIADKF
- the LOC113781912 gene encoding protein MHF1 homolog, which codes for MERGAGENESEMDRDEEEAVNEILRDRFRLCTISIAEAEAKKNGMEVSQPIMACISDLAFKYAEQLAKDLELFSQHAGRKSVNMEDVILCAHRNSQLAASLRSFCNDLKAKEPPSERKRRRNAKREDKGAADALYIPDQ